CGTCGAGGTTGCCGAGGAGCGTGGCGTCGTGATCGGCCAGGGCCTTCACCCGGGCCGACGAGGCGCCGAAGCCGGAGATGATCGAGGCGATGGTGGCGATGGCCGTCGCGCCGGACGGGAGCGCCTGATCCTCGAGCGCGCCGAGCGCGAGGAAGTTGCGGCCGCTGCCGGGGATCCCGGCGGCGGTGTCGGAGGCTGCGAGGCGCGACGGGTCGGCGAGGATGGACGGATCCACCGCGAGGCGGCGCGCCGCCCCGGCCACGGTGGCGCCTGCGTCGAAGAGATCCACGCCGGGGTTCCCGTTCAGATCGAAGCCCGAGCGGTGGACCTCGTTGACCATGCCGGCGAGATCCCACGCGAGACGATCCAGCTTCTCCTCCGCCTCGCGCAGCGCGCCGTCGCGCGCGTCGAGGTTGCCGCCGATGGCGCCGCCCATGCCCTTGACGTTCTCGGACGAGCCGTCGGCCTTCGTGAGGCGGAACGAGAGGTGGCCGTCGTTGGCGGGGTCGGGCCAGGTCGAGAGCGTCGACGCGCGGTCGCCGCTGACGAGCGCGGCGCCGTTCGGGAGGAACATGTTCAGGTTGCCCTCGCCGTCGAGGATGGCGGTGGCGCCGGTCACCTGGGCGAGCTCGTCCCGGGCGCGGGCGCGGGCGTCCAGGAGATCGTTCGGAGGCGCGCCGCCGGCCGCGCTGGTCGCCACGCGGATCTGCCGGTTGAGCTCCGCGATCTGCTGGCTGAGCCCGTTCGCCTGGTCGGCGAGGCTGTCCAGGCGTGCGTCGACGCCGAGGCGAGCCTGCCGAAGGCCGTCGGAGGTGCGGTTGAAGGCGAGGGCGAGGGCGCGGGAGGACGCCACCGCGGTCTGGCGGAGGCCGTCGTTCCCGGCGTCGGCCGCGAGGGCGCGGACCGATGAGTAGAACTTGGTGAGCGCGTCGCCGACGCCGCCGGCTAGCTCGGGATCGAGGACGTGGACGCCGAGGAGCGCCGTCGCCTCGGCCTGGCTCCTCGCGGCGGTCGCTGCTGCCTGGGGGAACTGGCTCTCGAAGAAGCGATCGCGGAGCTGGACGATCGACTGGACGACGACGCCCTGGCCCAGGTAGCCGCCGCCGACCCGGTCGGCGGGGAGCGCCGCCGCGAGCTGGACGAGCTGGCGCGCATACCCGGGGGTGTTGACGTTCTGGATGTTGTTTCCCGCCGTCGCGACGGCGAGCCGGTGGGCGTTGAGGCTCGAGGCCGCCTGGTTGAGGAGGGTGAAGAGGCTGCTCATACGCTCACGCTTCGGGAGGAGAGGGGATCCCGGCCGGTCGCCCGGCCCCGCCGGTCGTAGGCAGCGCTTCCGGGAGCGAGCAGGGAGAGGTAGGAGCGCACGCAGGCGAGGGAGTGGCCCAGGGCCTCGCGGGTGACGAGATCCTCCTCGCGGAGGCGGGACGCCAGGTCGCGCAGCTCGTCGAGCCCCTCGTCGAGGCGGG
The Vulgatibacter incomptus DNA segment above includes these coding regions:
- the flgK gene encoding flagellar hook-associated protein FlgK, producing MSSLFTLLNQAASSLNAHRLAVATAGNNIQNVNTPGYARQLVQLAAALPADRVGGGYLGQGVVVQSIVQLRDRFFESQFPQAAATAARSQAEATALLGVHVLDPELAGGVGDALTKFYSSVRALAADAGNDGLRQTAVASSRALALAFNRTSDGLRQARLGVDARLDSLADQANGLSQQIAELNRQIRVATSAAGGAPPNDLLDARARARDELAQVTGATAILDGEGNLNMFLPNGAALVSGDRASTLSTWPDPANDGHLSFRLTKADGSSENVKGMGGAIGGNLDARDGALREAEEKLDRLAWDLAGMVNEVHRSGFDLNGNPGVDLFDAGATVAGAARRLAVDPSILADPSRLAASDTAAGIPGSGRNFLALGALEDQALPSGATAIATIASIISGFGASSARVKALADHDATLLGNLDAMRESVSGVSIDEELIRMTQAQRAYDAVGKVIATTDEMLDTLMKLR